TCTTAGAAAAGAGGCAAAGGTAAATCTGCCTACACAAAAGACACCAAAACACCTCAAAAACCTTATATGGCCATGACAAAACCTAgaagtttttattcttatttacttGACCTAATGGATATAGTCCATAATTATCTTacacttgttttgtttgtttaggaaTTATTAAGGTAACAGACTTAAAGTCACATTACTTATATCAGTAATGAAAAATTTAGTTCACCTTATCAGAAATTTTCACTTTTAAGTTGTCCATAAAATATGCATGAAATTAACTGTGTATATAACATGAAGCTATTTAATCTTAAATTCACTTAATCTCAATTACCTTCAAGTTCCACCTGCTTTCAAATTCCTACaagtaaaatattatatacaagTTAATATTATTGGCTGATAATGTACTCCATCTCATAAAGTTACCTTTAGCATGTGGAGATGTGGGGGAAAgcaacatttaattaaaattgaaGCTAGTTCATTGAAGAAATGGTGTGAATCATTTTATGATGATATCTCCAATTTTATAGTGTTTTactaaacctttaaaaaaataaagacatataggaaatatatatatgaccCACTGTATTACTTGGTCATtgaaagataagaaaactaaatatgAAGATGATAGATAAAATGGTACCTAAGTTTCTACATACTAAATATGTTATTTCCAGAGCTACACTAAAAgtctatttttcaaatgtttacaaaggcccaggaatttttttttaaacttctctaTATTAGGAACTCCGTTTTCCTTATCCAAATGCAGTCTCTAAGGGATCAGTGGGATTTGAGTGCTAAGTTAAATGTCtagtaaaaaattaaacaaaagaatcCAAGCAATCAAAATGATGCCTGCATTTGCTGCCTACAGAAATGTAGGCTGCACTGCATGTGTAAATGGCAAGAAAATTTGGGTGTTAGCTAACCCTTTATATACTGCTTTTCTCAAGACTCATCCAAACATGACAGCTTGTAAAATCATTTACATATTTAGGGTGTATTAGACCAAGCCTAGGCACATGTACCAGCATGCCTATTTGAAGAGGAGTTTAAGGCAGAACACACCCTTTCTAATTTCATTAGTAATTAACTTGTACTATAATTCCCCTGAGATACTTATTTCTCTTCAAGACATTATTAATGTAGCCTAATGCCTAAATGATTTAAGAATATCTCTACACCTCTTCTGTAGCTCCACTGGAATACTAAAATGTTTGAGACTTTTATACTGAAAAAGATATTGATCCCATAAActctgaaatgaaataaaatcatattcaGATTTGGCAAAATTCCAGAGTGGCTTCCTGGATGGATCctaaaagcctttaaaaaatgctattttggAAAATTGATGTTTTCCTTAAAGagattaaaagttaaaagcatgaGTATCACAATATTATCAGAGcaatacaaaaaaagacaaaagaaaaatacttcattCGTCTTTGGTAGATGTTTAagttgagtgattttttttttttgctaaaaaaaggaaattgaagttGACAGTAAATTAACAAacaatatggaaaagaaaatgaatcaggCAGGGTTAgtatatttatgtaaaacaatgatttgctatttcaaaattaaaatgtacaaataagcTGGTGTCAGAAAGGAGATGATTCCTCATTTCCACCGCATTGAGCAAGCTTATATCGGCAGCAGACAGCCCTTAATATATGCGtctggctcaggctggtctccctaCCAGGAAGCCATCGAATTGTTAATATCACTGCTTTTTTTGTATGCAACACACATCATTTTCTCGCTCTTTGTTGTAGatctctccttttattttaagCTTAGTATGATCTGATTTTCCAAATCATATCATAAAGCCCTAAAACAATATTATTCTGTGACAgcggagacagaaatacagaaaaagtggCATCTGTCTATGGTCATACAGCATAAAGTAGCTTATATAAACAAAGTCACCCACTTAAATCTCTGCACACCTTTATGAGGTAAGAGAAGAGCTTTATCAATGAGGCTCTCAAAAGACAGTTATCATAGGAGGGTTACATAGAGAAGTTCCAATCATGTAGTATTAtcagtaaaaaattttttatatgtttatggtgaaaatgaacaaacaccATTGCATTCTCAATTCAGCTTTGGTATATTTCTTTTATGAGACAGAAGTTGATATACAGTGTGGTTCCTGAATATGgtaacattaaaacattttcacatttcaaTAACCTATATCTGATATCACTATAGCTAATAAACATCTACCTCTTATATTGTTTTGGAATTAAATTGATGGAAACTCTTATAGATATTATTTATGATCATGTTAAAACAGGTGTCAGTAAACACATACTTGTAtgtgatattattttatataagaagTACTTTTAAATTCATTGTGTGAACATTGCTATTAAATGTAATCAAGTTTCTGTGTACATGTAGATACACATGCATAGATTTCTTTGTATTAAGAAacttagggtttttaaaaatgctcaattcCAATAAGAATGAGGTCAAAATTAGTAAAAGATAAATACAACCAAAattctttactgtttttattgCCTCTTTTCGTTTGGAGCTTTAAAACTTATATTtatacataccacatacacacacctaaaATTTCAGAACTTCTAGATAAATGAAGATGATATAAATAAAGAATCTGACTAGGTACAGTGTGCATACATGTTTAAACATACTCTGCATGCTTTATATAGATGCATGTTTATGATattgttatattaatttttaataactatgATTAATAGATTTATATTCTGTAATATTTCAAGTAGgtgtaagaattttttaaaaatgtgaacaaagATTCCATATAGTATTCTAAAATacattcataaatttattttaacaatgcAGAAAACACATAATTTATGGCACCCATCCAAGGCAATAGTTAAAAGAATGAAGCCACTTTGTTGCTTCTATTATGGAAAGTCTGTCATCTCCATTTTGAATCTTGGTATTTGTAACAttactgtaaaattttaaaatagatttagtATACTGATTCCATTTCCATGAAAGACATATCTGATGTGGCAATGGCTAATAAACGTTCAAATGTGACATATTACTTATGGTTGGAATAGTAACCTCTGATAAAACTAAAATTCTCATAAAACTAAAACTATGCAGTTCATATGCAGTTGCTAGTCAAAGCAGTTTGACTTCCTAAGTGGTGATTACTGTTTTATCTCACATAGGTCCCTGGTAGGTACACAGTAAACTGTAAGAACtaaaatataccatattttccCAAATTATTGATGAAACTTTCACCCTTAGACTCTCATAATAAGAGAATTGTCAGAATTGTTAAgactttatatataaagtatgttGTTTGGATAGAAGACTCAGGAAAACCCTGGcaataaatataaagtataaagCAGCATTCTTCTTAAATAGGTAGTAAAATCTAATAGGGTCAATAAAGAAGACTGTAAATCATGTTATTTCTAGGCCTCAAGCATGATTATAGCTGTATATGACATAGTTTAAGTCATAGTTCTATGAAGACATACAGAATTTATTTCAGTAGCTAATGTATATATTTCAATGCATACGAAAAAAAGTTATGAATATAATTCCCTTTCTTCATTAACTTGAGACATCCTCTTACACTAGCCACCTTAAAATGCACCAAAAGAAGCATTTTATAACACTTGTATTGTAATTTTGCTTCTTACACAGATTTCTTATGTTGCTTTTGTATGACTGTTATAACACAAATGCTATTTCAGTGCAACTGTGCAATCACTTTAGAGTACAGTTTCTGACAATTGTATTTTTGGGGGTGGGTCATGGTGAAAACATTGCTGATGATAAAGAAAACCATTGTTCTTTTCTCCTAGGCAGAATCTATGTCTGTTCTTTTGTTCTGGTGATAACTGCAGACAATCAATAAGGTCCAAAGCTGCTGGTTCCCCTCCGCCTAGGTCCCAAGAGCCTGACTTGTGATGTTACTAAAATACCTCACAAGTTAGGGTCTCAGGGACTAGGAAAAGTCTGGTTTGATGCAGTAGAATTCTTCTTCCAGAAATAAGGATAGCTCAGAAATTACAGTTGGGTTCACTTAGGCTTTTACCTCTAAATACTATTTAAAACACATAAGtagaaatatatatgatatataaaagtTAAGATGAGCTGAGTAATCACGACGACCATTTACAGACTAATTCCGGAccttaaaataatgaagaatatgAGAAACAATGCAGACAATGAACAGTTAAGAGTCATTCCACTAGATCCAAAGAAAGAGACTAAAAATGGGTTAAAAATTGATTTGTACAGCAACACCATAGCCTCTATTACATTAAAGAAGGATTATATGCCAGTTAATGGGACCCTAATTGAAATTTTGCTTCTCATTACATTGCTATACAGCACAACTGTTAAGGTGGGCCCAGGACATATAACACTTTAAATCGGATTAAAATATATACCGTTGCagttaagaacaaaacaaaaacttttctgCACGTCATAATTTAATACCTCTGaagcttgatttttctctttgaatctCCAAACTATTCAGACAGCAAATATTTCCACACATACTCTGTAGTTATTTGAGCAATGCCACTTaataaacatgtaatttaaaatgctggcagcatcattaaaaaaaaaaaaaaaaaaaccatgattcTACTTCTTGAATAATTGAATTATGAAGCTCAgtacttttgaaaatacacaacccCAATCCTGTATATTCACTGAATTTCCTCCGATCTTTTAGCCTTGTTTGTGGTTCGAGAACAGAATTTGTACTTTAGGAATTATCCAAGGTTTAGTAGCATAGAACGCAGGGTAAAACAATCGGACCAGCCATAACATAAAAGTCCTGGCCACAGAAGTGGAATCTGGTTCTTCTGAGGTAGCTGATCTtaaaagaggagggaaaaaaaaaaatggaaagaattagaACGTTTTCCTGTAGAACAGGTGAATCATCCATTTCCAAGTAAGCTGCAAGGAAAGCTATGCTGCACAAAATATTTGCTAACAGGCCCCCCTCCTCCACCCTAGTACCACACCCCTTTCgaaccaccaccccccaccccctgtccAGATCTTTACTCTGCCTTGTAAGACTTTAAATATTCTGCTCCATGATGTAATGCATCATTATATAAGATCTCTTTCTGTTTATCGTTTGATTTCCCATACTGAATCACTTATGGcttaaaataaatagttaaaaaacaaaaaccaaaaaaaaaaaaaaaaaaaaaaatgcagcactCACAAAAAgcgaaaaaataaaacagccctTAGTTCTAAGTCCATGCTTTTCCCTAAAACTGAATATGGCTTTACAATTTTTGACCATAGCATTCAACCAATTATCAGAATGAAAAATCTCACCCCTCCATAAATATGACATTAACATAATTATACCACCCCCATCACGGAGACCCATCCTCCTTAGGGAATACATCTGATGCTCCAAAGATGGAAATCAGTCAGATTTTAGTTGCTCTCCAACGTACCTTTGCTTCTCACTGACTGACTGGCTTTTACCCTCCACGCACTCACACGCCACCCCCTCCCCTCGGCTAGACACGGATGCCCGAGCgagcacgcgcgcgcacacaggcacacagacacacagcgaGAGGCGAGGCAGAGCATCTGATGCTGACTCAGAGCGCTTCTGCGAGCAGGGGGTGGCAGCGGCTGGTATTTTCACTGCGCTCATCATTAACATTAACTCACAGTCTAGCATCCACCCTCTCCCAGACCTGCTGGACTGCAGCATTTGCATGACGCTGTCACTCTAGCCTTTGCAGGTCAGatgattgaagaaaaaaaaaaaaaaaaaaaaaggaagaaagaaaagaaaaaagccccaAGGCTCTCTCATAAGAaatgccttcatttctttcttccaggGTCTCCTCATTTTTCCACCTTTCTACTTCCTTTCTGGCTGTTTCTCAGTGGTTTGACATCTTTCCGGAAGAAAATGTCTTGTGCTTCAATGAGCCAGTTGTCAGCTGGTCCTCCCCTCACCTCACACTCCTGATCCCCACCCCTTTCTCCCCCTAATCAATAAGACGGATCTCCAAATGTAGTTGTGAAAACAGGCTCCGTCACAGTCTCATCCTGGATCCCCTACCTCAGGAAGCAGCCAGCCAGGCTCACACGTGACAGAGAGAAGTAATGCCAGCAATTTTTTAACAGCCCTAGACTTTATCCTATGCCTTCGTTTTCCCCACCTTAGTCGAAGGAAGCGCAAAGGAGGCTTTCCACTTCTATATGAAGCCCCAAACAGCCCACGAGACACACGAGTGAGACCAATAGATCAATCATTCAtgtgataatgaaaaaaaaaaccctatgattttaataaaaataattgcttaatatttttattagctGTGCTGTCATTTCACAGGAATTATAAGACCTGCCAGGATCTGAGTCATCAATATGATTTAAACTGTGTTGAAATCCTTAGTTGCTTCAAAAAATCAACCAACAGAgatattagtgtgtgtgtgtgtgtgtgtgtgtgtgtgtgtgtatatatttatagtgtgtgtatatatatatatatatttaagaactttaataaaaaatagctgTGTGGGAGTGAATATGTAACAATCTTTGAGATTATGTTTGTACCCTATAACTATGAACAATTGACtacatatgtttaaataaaacatagatCCTTGTACATATGTGGAGACAATCTACTATATGCATTATTacaaaaggaagtaaaacatTTGGCTGAACACAGTCCTGTTTGTACTACAGTGTTTCACAACATAAAAGGCAATATATAGGTATTTACTCAGTTCCTTTGTTCTTCAATTGCTCTCTTTAATGACAGAGTGTGGTGAAGTGCCTACCTTTCCTTTCTACATGAACAGCATTTCTGAATTACTTGCCAGACAGAGCTAGCCATCAGTGACTCTGCAGCATACAAGAaatacatacaaagaggagcaAAGTACGGCAATTCTCAAGCCAACTCTAATGCTGTCTGGTGCTGTAGAAATTTCAGTTTACTCACACAGACAGATCCCAGCATGCAGTGCGGCACTGCAGGCTCAACTAAGGTAGCAGATTGGCAACAGATCTGTGGCAACAAACAAGAAGGACAACCATTCTCAGAGGTTCCAATGAAAACATCACACAATCCATAAAGAGACAGAAGCATCAATAGTGGTTATGTATCTCTAAGATCAGTTCCTACAGGCTCCTgatctgaaagaaaaaggaaaaagaaacctctcacaacaacaaaaacagaaaaaggagttGGCACCAGAAGGAAACAGAATTAAGAATATACTCTCATGAAAGCGAATGGCAAGGAGGAAAACAGtcacagggaagaagaaagggaaacacAGAAAcgggaagagagaagggaagaatgaaaaacggagagaaagaaacagatagCAAAGAATCCCTAAGCAATGAAGCAATAATGAAATACGAAATTAAGTTTCTGACGTGGAAGAATACGAATAGTATTCAACAAGCTTAGAATCtaatgaaaaactaaaacaaaaattaacacaggCACAGCATAGCTCAAAATACTTGTCATTAACATCGAGACACCTGCTGACTTCTTCCTGTCCTTCGTGGATTAAATAAATTGGTCATCTCTTAATCTCTCTTTGCTCagacccaacttttttttttttcttcttcagctttCTGGCATCTGTGTCctttatgctatttatttttctagacagTCGCCCAGAATACTTTGGATAAATTAATGTCATGACCTCGCTGTGGCTATCAGACATAAAATGTCGACTATTTTAATAATTGAACATGAGCTTACAGCAACTGCCTACTGATATCCTAGCCCTGTGGACTCCACATGAGCACTGCACTCCTAGCTCTGTGAATCAGAAACaacaaatgcaaatacaacctttTTCCCCCCAGTCCATGCTATCTCTTTATTACATACAGAGATAGACACACACAGGCCTTAACTTTACAAAAGGCATAATAATGTTAACTGAGCAGTTTAGAAAATCAAGAggaataaatatttgccaaaaaagaaaaaaatcatacttaTAACTGAATGGccacatgtttaaaatatttacatccaGATATAGGTTAGCCAGGTCTGAGTGCCCAGGCTTTTGCTAGGACTTCCACTGAGGCCAATGGAAATGCAGATTTTgattaaatcaatatttatttgaaagaagATGTTGTAATCAATCAGTTCAATTACCACTGTCATATATACAGGTTTAAGGTCTCTTCTAATTCTTAACTTATCATCAACACAAAAGCATCCCTCAATTAGAGTTTATACTTTGACTATggctaaaatatttaaagtaaaatttagatGCTCTTTTACATTTAGTTTAAGTCACATAATGCAAGTATTACCTTACTAGATCAACCATTTTTATGTTCTGGAGATTTATTCTATGTTTTTGGAGATTTGTTCTATTAACTTTCTATAAAATAAGCAAGATAGATCTGAATTTAcatccaaaaatattttcagttaaaagAAGTAATAACTAACTACTCTGAAACACGTTCATACAACCTGCCTTCTACCTTACTATGAAGGCAggaatcttttatttcttataaatgccATTTGAAATCAGTACTGAGAAGGGGATGATATTTAAATTCCTTAGTGACTTTTGGAGTAAGAGGaagacaaaagacaaacaaaaaccctacagATCAAATTTTGACTGAAAAATCATGAATGTGCAGAATACATTGTTTATCacttgcatattttctttttacttaaccTCCATTCTCCAAGAAGCTGTGACCAGCCATGTGtagctatttaaatataaattaaagtaaaaaaaaatctttttttctgttgccccAGCCATATTTCAAATGTTTAGCAG
The Saimiri boliviensis isolate mSaiBol1 chromosome 18, mSaiBol1.pri, whole genome shotgun sequence genome window above contains:
- the LOC141582058 gene encoding uncharacterized protein LOC141582058, whose amino-acid sequence is MQMLQSSRSGRGWMLDCELMLMMSAVKIPAAATPCSQKRSESASDALPRLSLCVCVPVCARVLARASVSSRGEGVACECVEGKSQSVSEKQRSATSEEPDSTSVARTFMLWLVRLFYPAFYATKPWIIPKVQILFSNHKQG